A single genomic interval of Salmo trutta chromosome 13, fSalTru1.1, whole genome shotgun sequence harbors:
- the LOC115206798 gene encoding olfactory receptor 11A1-like codes for MENSTHFKVFRLAAYGDIGQLKYCYFALVTVLYFVIILANALLIGLICIERSLHEPMYLFLCALFVNQLYGSTGLFPALMFYLLSDTHDISLFYCYLQIYVLYSCALTEFSNLAVMSYDRYISICYPLRYNNIMTPKIICGLILLSWLTSFFFIAIVISLSLRLQFCGNILDRLYCDNYSVVKLACSNTMLNNIWGLLVTVVYVSCTIFPTIYSYVRILQICLKSSKETKQKAFNTCTPHIASMLNFFFGWLFVILQGRYETADLPPVLRTILFVYFLICPPIFNPFMYGIRMVKIRHACNKVLGLNPET; via the coding sequence ATGGAAAACTCTACTCACTTTAAGGTCTTTAGGCTTGCTGCATACGGTGATATCGGACAATTGAAGTATTGCTACTTTGCTCTAGTAACTGTATTATATTTTGTCATCATTCTTGCCAATGCTTTGCTTATTGGACTTATCTGCATTGAAAGAAGCCTTCATGAACCCATGTATCTGTTTCTATGTGCTTTGTTTGTTAATCAGTTGTATGGGAGCACTGGTTTGTTTCCTGCTCTCATGTTTTACTTACTCTCTGACACACATGATATTTCCCTTTTTTATTGTTATCTCCAGATTTATGTGTTGTACTCATGTGCTCTAACAgaatttagtaatttagcagttATGTCCTATGACAGGTACATTTCTATTTGTTATCCTCTACGATATAATAATATTATGACACCTAAAATAATTTGTGGCTTAATTCTGCTGTCCTGGTTGACTTCTTTTTTCTTCATCGCCATCGTTATCTCCCTGAGTTTGCGACTGCAATTTTGTGGTAACATTCTAGACAGACTGTATTGTGATAACTACTCAGTAGTCAAGCTTGCCTGTTCAAATACTATGCTGAATAATATATGGGGTCTTCTTGTCACTGTGGTTTATGTTTCTTGTACTATATTTCCTACCATATACTCATATGTCAGAATTCTACAAATATGTTTAAAGTCTTCAAAAGAGACAAAACAGAAAGCATTTAACACATGCACACCACATATAGCCTCTATGCTGAACTTCTTCTTTGGCTGGTTATTTGTGATTCTACAAGGCAGATATGAAACTGCAGATCTTCCACCTGTACTTCGCactattttatttgtttattttctgaTATGTCCACCAATTTTCAATCCTTTCATGTATGGCATTAGGATGGTTAAAATCAGGCACGCTTGTAACAAGGTACTAGGCCTTAACCCTGAAACATAA